The window ATTTACGATGCCGGACGACCCGAGCGAGAGCACCAGACCGGCGAACACCGACACTCCCTTGAACACGTTGCTGTCACTGCCGGGGAGGTACGGGTATGCGACCACCAGGGCGAACACCCAGAGCAGCGCTACGATCAGCCGCCGGGTCGGCTTGGCAGTGTCCGGGTGCGCCCATGGCACCGACACCTGTCCGGCTTCGATCGCTCCAAAAAGCGCTTTCACGAGCCGGGCGAGGAAGCGCGTGCCGAAGAAGATCAGGAGAACGGTGAACAGTCCCGGAATCGCGGTCACGACGCCGAGCGTCAGCTCGGCCACCGTGTTGACCAGGTAGCTGCCCAGCGCTTCGCCCCACGGCCGGCTGAACGGGAACCGCGTCAGGATGAACGTCAGCGCCAGGTACGCAGCGAACAGGCCGATCGCCCAGATCGCAAGGTCGAACGTGCGACGCCCGGTGGTCAGGATCTGGCGCCGGTCCAGCAGCGTGTATCCTCCTACGCGCAGCTCCTGAATCCGCGCCCAGGCGCGCCTTTCCGCGCGTGCTCCCAGCCGCCGGCGACCGAGCACCAGCGCGCGCATGAACAACGCGAACAGCGCGATTGCGAACGCGGCCTGCAAAACTGCGCGCGCGTTGTAGGCCAGGCTGCGCTGGTCGCGCTCGAGCCGTATCGCGTCCTGCACTCGACGCGCTGACTGGACGGCGACTTGGTCGAGGGTCTCGCCGGCCAGGCCGTCCGCGTCCGCGTGTGTGACTGCGAAAAGCGGGCGGAGTCTCGAGTAGATGACCACGCCTTCTGGCACGCGCCTGATTGTCACGTCGCCGGGGCCGTCCGCCCTGGCTGCCGCACGGATCCGCTCGCTGGCCGCAGCGGCTCGCTCCTGCGGATCTCTCGCGCCTAGGGGCCCGCGAAAGACGATGATCGTGCGGTTCTGTACGATCAGCGCCGCCGTGTCGGCTGGCACCGCCGTGGTTTGTCCGCCGGCGGGAGAGAATGCTCCGCTCAAGGCGAACGCCACCGCGCAGAGGAACGCCATCGGAGCCATGGCGCGACGATAACGTGCTGCGTCGGTGCGGGCAACCGGCACCCGGCCTGAAGCGGGGGGTCGGCTGACCATGTTGTTGCGACTTCGCAATCTCGGGTTACCGTCGCGAGACTGACCCCCTGCGCGGTCTGGAGGTGGCGTGACTGGGAGTGCAGGGCACATTATGGGCTGGAACTCGCACTGCGCTGGCCGCCTGTCTCCATTCTGCCCCGATCGCGATCGCCGGATCAAGGAGTAAATGATGCAGACCGAACTCACCACGGACGTTCAGCGATCCATTTCCGGGATCGGCGACTGGTTCGCGACCAATCAGCCCCGGCTGATCACCGCCCTCGTGCTGCTGGGCGTCGGCGTCGCGCTGGCGTTCCTCCTCCGCATGGTTGCCGTGCGGATCATGGCCGCCATCGAGCGCGCGGTGCCTGTGCGCGCGTTCCGCATCTCGCTGGGCGGCGTCGCCCGCGAGCGCCGGGCCTCGGATGTCGTCGGCACGGTCGTGTTCTGGGTCGTGCTCCTCTTCTTCGTCGCGACCGCTGCGGACGCGCTGGGAATCGCGCTGCTCAGCTCCGTCGTGAACAGCCTGTCGCTGTTCATCCCGCGCGTGTTCGCGGCGGTGCTGATCCTCGTGGCAGGCATCGTGATGGGGAACCTGGCCCGCGGAGCGGTCGCCGCCACAGCGGCGGGCGCCGGCACGTCGTTCGGCTCCGGTCTCGCGCAGATGGTGCGCGTCGCGGTCGTGACCGCAGCGGTGGTCATCGCCATCGCCGAGCTCGGCGTGGACATCGCGCTGCTCACCGCGATCTTCTCCGTCGCGCTCGCGGCGCTGCTTGGCGGGTTCGCGCTGGCCTTCGGGCTCGGAGCCCGTACCGCGATCAGCAACATCATCGGTTCGCACTATCTCCGGCAGGCGTTCGAGGTCGGGCAGACAGTGCGGATCGGCGGCGTAGAGGGGAAGATCGCGGAGCTCACGGCGACGACGGTCATTCTCGACGTGCCGGAAGGCCGAATGATCGTCCCCGCCAAGCAGTTCGCGGAGATGACATCCACTCTGCTGGCGAAGAGGGACCCGCAGTGATCGCTGAGGACCGTCTCGGTCGTGCGTTCCTGGAGTCGCACCCGGCGCGCGCGGCGATGACGCTCGAGCAGACGCCGGCTCCCGCCGCCGCCGCGGTGCTGCACGCGGTTCCCGCGGACGCGGCCGCGAGAGTGGTGCGCGACATGACGGTGCCGTACGCAGCCGACTGTCTCGGGCGGCTCGCGCCCGGGGACGCGGCTGCGATAGTCACGGAGCTGACGCCCGACGACGTGACCGGCGTAGTCCGCGCGATGGAACCAGGGTCGCGCGAGGCGCTGCTCGCCGCGCTCCCCGCCGATGTGCGCGACCAGATCGTCCGCGTGCTGTCGTACCCGGAGGGGACGGCCGGCGCCGTCATGGACCCCTCCGTCTTTTATCTCCCGGACGACGTGCTCGTCGCGGACGCCCGTGCGCGCCTGGCCCGCTCCGCGCGCGAGCTGTTGTACTACCTTTATGTCGTCGATCGCGAGCACCGCTTGGTGGGCGTGCTCGATATCCCGGAGCTGATGCTCGCGCGGGCGCGCCATCCCGTAAGCGCCGCGATGCATCGCGACGTGAATCGCCTGAGCGTGTGGCTGCCGGTGGCGCAGGTGCGGGACCACCCCGGCTGGCAGAGCTTTCACGCGTTGCCCGTTGTGGACGAGCAGGAGCGGCTGCTTGGCGCCGTGCGCTACCAGACTCTGCGCAGGCTCGAGCGCGAGGCGTCGGGTCGCAGGCCGGATCCCGCGCACGTCACGGCAGGCGCGCTGGCGGAGCTGTTCCAGCTCGGCACCACCGGTTTCGTGGCGGGGATCGTCGCCACCGCGTCGGCGGGGGAGGACCCCGGCCGTCCACTGGCGACCGGCCGCGAGGTGCCCGATGAGCGCTGACGCCGCCGCGGGATTCGCCAGGCTGGCGCGGACGTTCGTGCGCGAGTTCCCCGACGAAGCGTCGCGGGACCTCGAGAAGCTTCCCGCCGCGGAGATCGCTCGCCTGGTGCGCACCCAGCCGGCCCGGCATGCGGCTCAACTTTTGGAGCACCTCTCCGCTGACGTCGCCGCCGAGGTGCTGGACGAAATCCCGAGCGAGGCGCGGCGCGACGTACTGACGAAGATAGATCCGGTGCGCGCCGTCGCGATCCTCGGCTGGATTGACGACGAGCCGCGAGCCGAGCTGGTGCAGCTCCTCGATCCGCCGCTCGCGCGCGAACTGCGGATGATGTCGGAATATCCGCCGGAGACTGCGGGGCGGCTCATGGACCCGCGCGCCGTCGGATTCAAACCCGGCACCACGGTTCAACAGGCGCTCGCGCGCGTGCGCGCGGGGCGGACACAACGGGTAGCCGATGTGTTCGTCACGGATGAGGAAGGGAGTCTCGTCGGGACCGCCCCGCTGCAGCTCCTGGCGGTCGCAGCTCCTGACGTTCTGGTCGAAACGCTCGTGCGTCCGGCCATCGCGGTCCAGGCGATCGATCCCCAGGAAGAGGTCGTCGAGCACTTCAACAAGGGACGACTCTCGAGCGTCCCGGTGGTGGACTTCGAGGGGCGGCTGATCGGCGTGATTCGCTACGACACGCTGGCGATCACGGCGCAGGAGGACGTGGCCGGCGACATTCAGGCGATGGTGGGCGTGAGCCGGCAGGAGCGCGCGCTCTCGCCGGTGTTTTTTGCCGTAAAGAAGCGGCTGCCCTGGCTGGAGATCAATCTCGCGACCGCGTTTCTCGCCGCGGCGGTAGTCGGACTGTTCGAGGGGACGATCGCGCGATTCACCGCGCTGGCCGTGCTGCTCCCGGTGGTGGCCGGTCAGTCCGGGAACACCGGCGCGCAGGCGCTGGCCGTCACCATGCGCGGGCTCGCCATGCACGAGATTCGTATCGGCCAGTGGCCGCGCGTCGTGCGCAAGGAGGCGAGCGTCGCGCTGATCAATGGAATCGCCGTCTCGCTCACGACCGCGGCGGGCGTGTTCGTGTGGAGCAGGTCGGTGGGGCTCGCGCTGGTGATCGGCACGTCCATGGTACTGTCCATGGTAGCGGCGGGGATCGCCGGCGTACTGGTGCCCTCCACGCTGACCATGATGGGGCAGGATCCGGCCCAGTCGTCGTCCATCATCCTCACCACGGTTACCGATATCGTCGGCTTCGCGAGCTTCCTCGGGATTGCCACCTTATTGGCGGGGACGTTGTAGCGGCCTGCCGTATAATGCGCTTGCCTGGGTACATAAAATCATATATTATGATTTTATGTAAGGAGAACCTATGCCCAGAAAGCTCTTCGTAAGCGAAGCGGTTCGCAACTTCGCGGAGTACATCAATCGCGTGGCATATCGTGGCGAGAGCTTCACGCTCGTCCGCGGAAATAAGCCCGTCGCCGAGCTCTCCCCTGTCGTAGCCGGCCGCCGCCTCGGCGATCTGCCGTATCTGCTCGCTGCGCTTCCATCGCTGGGTGATGCGGAGGCAAAGGATTTCTCGGCGGACATCTCCGCCGCGCGCTCGGAACTGGCGGGCGCTCCGATCCGGGACACATGGGAGTCCTGATTGACGCATCCGTACTGATCGCGTTCGAACGCAGCCGGAGCGAAATCGAGCAAGGACTAGTGGGCCGGGAGGATGAGGAATTCTTTCTGTCGGTCGTTACGGCGAGCGAGCTGCTCCACGGAGTGCATCGCGCGAAGTCCGCCGACATCCGGGCCCGGCGCTCGGCGTTCGTCGAAGCGGTGCTGTCGCGTTTCCCGCTGCTTGCGGTGGATCTGCCGACCGCGCGGGCACACGCTCAGCTTTGGGCCGAGCTCGCGTCTACGGGGAAGATGATCGGTCCGCACGATCTCTGGCTCGCGGCGGCGTGCATCGCGCACGGGCTGCTGCTCGTCACCGCCAACGCGCGGGAGTTCCGGCGCGTGCCGGGACTCGCGATCGAATCATGGGTGATGGACACGCGCCAACGATAAGAATCGGCGCGTCAGTTTGTGTTCAGCGTGTGCTCGCGAAAGAACTCCCACATCTCGCTCGTCGCGTCCACGCCGTCGCTGGTGCGCCCCAAAAACCACCGGGGTTGCCGCCCTCCGCCGGGCCAGCTGTGGCCTCCTCCCAGGATGGTGTACAGCACCACGGCGGCGAGCACTCCCTTCCTGTCCCGCATGGGTGCCGCGACGGCCGTCACGGTCACCGGTGCCGGTTCCACGCGAGCGCCAGAGGCGCCGCGGACAATCGCGGCAACGGAAGGGTAGCCCCATGCCGATGGTCGTCGTCCAAACCCAACGTCGGGTCGGCTCAACCCACTCGCCTAACACGCGAGCCTGCATGAACCCAACCCCAGCTCCCATCCCGACCCCGACCATGAACTGGGCCCCGCCGCCGAATTGGTCCCAGGCAATCGCCAACACGACGACCAAGACCAAGCCGATAAGCCAGCCGAGCGTCGTGGCCTTGACCCAGCGATTGAAGGTAGGCGGCACACCAGGCATCCCTTCAGTGCTCATGGATACCTCACCGAAGACACCGCGGTCTAACGTACTGCGATTGAGCCGCGGCGGAACGAAGCTCGGATGCTGCCCCGATGGCCGAACGCCGACGGCTCCAATCGCTGGTTAGGCCGCGCGAGGTTCATTGGCCGCTCCGTAGGAACCGATCCACGACTGCGAAGAATGCATCGGGCTCTTCGATCATCGGAAAGTGGCCGCTACGTTCCCAGACCAGGAACTGTGATCCAGGGATGGCCTGGTGAATCCGCCACGCTGTGCGGGGCGCGACGTTTGCATCGAAGCGGCCCGTTGTTACCAAGACTGGCATACTGAGACGTTTCAGATCCTCTGCCGTCAAACCGTGGGCTTCCACGTCCTTCCACAACAGTACATCCTGTCGGGCGTTGTAAACGGTCACCCCGAGCTCGGCGAGAACGCGGTCGCGAACCTCGGATGAGTAAAAGGACATGGCGAGTTGCCCGCGTATATACATCTGCACGTCGCCCGGATTGTCGGCGCTCAGGCCCTCCTGGGCGGCAATACGCTCCGGGAACAGCGCGCCAAATAGGAATTCAGTTGTGGCGATTTTCGGCGACGAGACCGAGCCGACGAGGAGAACGCGATCAACGTGATCGGGATAGCGACGGGCGTACGCCAGTGCAACGTAGCCGCCCCATGAGTGACCAAGCACGGCGATCCGCGGCACGCCAAGGGCCTGGCGAATCGCCTCGATGCTCCGAAGGATGTCCCCGACGACGAGGCTGTCGTTCGGCCCCACGGCCCACGACTGTCCTGTGCCGGGCTGATCGAAGAACACGACCCGTCGGGCCCCCGCGATTCGCTCCCAGACGCTGTTGCCGAAATGGAGGAAGCCGTGGGCGTACCCCGGACCGCCATTTATCAGGAGCAGCGGCGTGGCCGTGCCGTGACCCAACACGTGGTACGCCACTGGCTTTTCTCCCACGTTCGCCAGTTGCATCGGCTCGGTCTGGGCGTACAGTATGGCCGGCCAGACGAGCATGCCCATGACGAATCGCCTGAGAACTCTAGCTGTCAACGCCACCCCTCATATGCCCGTTGTACTTGGAATCGCGGCCTAACGTCCTAGAAATGAGAAAAAAGATGACCGCCCTGTGGGAGGTCGAGGGCGTCGACACGGTGGCGGAGACCGAGGGATGATCCTCGCGGCGTTGGCGGAGGCCCAACGGACCGGCGCCCGTCTTCGCCCGGCGTGCGCCGTGATCGGCATCTCGCCGCGTACGATTGAGCGGTGGCGGCAACACCCGACGCGGACGGATCAGCGACGCGGACCTCGTCATCGACCCGGCAACGCGCTCACGAAGGTCGAGGAGGGCCGCGTCCTGGCTGTGATGACGAGCGCTGAGCATGGGCAGCTTTCGCCCAAGCAGCTGGTCCCGCGCCTGGCGGATGAGGGGATCTATCTCGCGTCCGAATCGACGATGTACCGACTGCAGCGCCGCTGGCAGCTCCGGCGCCAGCGACGCCAAAGGGCATCCACGCACGTCACGCGCGCGTCGAGTGTTCACCGAGCGACCGGCGCTAATCAGGTGTGGACGTGGGACATTACGTACCTGCCAACGACGGTGCGCGGACGCTTTCTCTACCTGTACCTCGTCGTCGATGTCTGGAGCCGCCAGATTGTCGGGGCCACAATCCATGCGCGAGAAGGCGCCACCGAAGCCGCGGCACTCATCCGGCAGATCTGCGAGGAGACTGGCGTCGATACGCGAGGGCTGGTGCTGCACGCGGACAATGGGAAGCCGATGCGAGGGAACACGATGATCGCCACACTCCAGTGGTTAGGCATCGTGCCCTCCTTCAGCCGGCCGCACGTGTGCAACGACAATCCGTATTCCGAAGCGCTCTTCCGAACCCTCAAGCAGGCGCCGAGCTATCCCCGTGCGCCGTTTGTCGATCGTACCGCGGCAAGCCAGTGGGTGACCCGCTTCGTCGAGTGGTACAACACGGAGCATCGGCACAGTGCCATCCGATTCGTCACGCCGACGCAGCGTCACACCGGGCACGATGTCGCACTCCTCGCGGCACGTCACACGCTGTACCAACAAGCACGGCAGCGGCGACCGGAACGCTGGACGCGCCACACGCGCAACTGGACGCCAATCAACACAGTACTTCTGAATCCACCATCCACGGCAGAACCCTGCCAGTGATGACCACCGGCGCCAACTATCTTGACACTCACCACACTAGCCGCCAAACTCACCTTCAAAGACCCCCGGAGAAACCAGATGAGACACCTGTGTTCCGCAGTACTCGTGGCCCTGCTCGTGACCGCCTGCGCGGAAACGCCGCAGACCCTCGTTGCACCCGATGACCTGGCGTTGCAGATGATCCGGTCGAACACATCACCATGGACGGAGGCTACAGATGCGCCTTTCGTTGGCCTCAATACGCCTGCCACCGAGGGCTGTCCCTTCGTCACCCGCTCCGAGCATGTCCTGGTGTTCGCCTCCAACCGAGCCGGCGGAGAGGGCGGCCTGGATCTCTACATCTCGTACTGGGATGCGGCAGCCAAGCAGTGGGGCACACCGGTCAACCTGGGGTCAAAGATCAACACGGCGGCCAATGAACAGTGCCCCCTCCT of the Gemmatimonadaceae bacterium genome contains:
- a CDS encoding mechanosensitive ion channel domain-containing protein, producing the protein MAPMAFLCAVAFALSGAFSPAGGQTTAVPADTAALIVQNRTIIVFRGPLGARDPQERAAAASERIRAAARADGPGDVTIRRVPEGVVIYSRLRPLFAVTHADADGLAGETLDQVAVQSARRVQDAIRLERDQRSLAYNARAVLQAAFAIALFALFMRALVLGRRRLGARAERRAWARIQELRVGGYTLLDRRQILTTGRRTFDLAIWAIGLFAAYLALTFILTRFPFSRPWGEALGSYLVNTVAELTLGVVTAIPGLFTVLLIFFGTRFLARLVKALFGAIEAGQVSVPWAHPDTAKPTRRLIVALLWVFALVVAYPYLPGSDSNVFKGVSVFAGLVLSLGSSGIVNQAMSGLVLMYSRAMRAGDYVHIGGVEGTVTEVGMLSTKVRTNKLEEVTIPNALLVSQTTKNYTRLAAEQGVILYTTVTIGYDTPWRQVHALLELAASRTTGVRSEPRPFVRQLALSDHYPEYQLNVYLDRPETRIDVLSKLHMNIQDAFNEFGVQIMSPHYEEDPDTPKIVRPEQWFAPPATRSDEG
- a CDS encoding mechanosensitive ion channel domain-containing protein, which gives rise to MQTELTTDVQRSISGIGDWFATNQPRLITALVLLGVGVALAFLLRMVAVRIMAAIERAVPVRAFRISLGGVARERRASDVVGTVVFWVVLLFFVATAADALGIALLSSVVNSLSLFIPRVFAAVLILVAGIVMGNLARGAVAATAAGAGTSFGSGLAQMVRVAVVTAAVVIAIAELGVDIALLTAIFSVALAALLGGFALAFGLGARTAISNIIGSHYLRQAFEVGQTVRIGGVEGKIAELTATTVILDVPEGRMIVPAKQFAEMTSTLLAKRDPQ
- a CDS encoding CBS domain-containing protein, with amino-acid sequence MIAEDRLGRAFLESHPARAAMTLEQTPAPAAAAVLHAVPADAAARVVRDMTVPYAADCLGRLAPGDAAAIVTELTPDDVTGVVRAMEPGSREALLAALPADVRDQIVRVLSYPEGTAGAVMDPSVFYLPDDVLVADARARLARSARELLYYLYVVDREHRLVGVLDIPELMLARARHPVSAAMHRDVNRLSVWLPVAQVRDHPGWQSFHALPVVDEQERLLGAVRYQTLRRLEREASGRRPDPAHVTAGALAELFQLGTTGFVAGIVATASAGEDPGRPLATGREVPDER
- a CDS encoding magnesium transporter, producing the protein MSADAAAGFARLARTFVREFPDEASRDLEKLPAAEIARLVRTQPARHAAQLLEHLSADVAAEVLDEIPSEARRDVLTKIDPVRAVAILGWIDDEPRAELVQLLDPPLARELRMMSEYPPETAGRLMDPRAVGFKPGTTVQQALARVRAGRTQRVADVFVTDEEGSLVGTAPLQLLAVAAPDVLVETLVRPAIAVQAIDPQEEVVEHFNKGRLSSVPVVDFEGRLIGVIRYDTLAITAQEDVAGDIQAMVGVSRQERALSPVFFAVKKRLPWLEINLATAFLAAAVVGLFEGTIARFTALAVLLPVVAGQSGNTGAQALAVTMRGLAMHEIRIGQWPRVVRKEASVALINGIAVSLTTAAGVFVWSRSVGLALVIGTSMVLSMVAAGIAGVLVPSTLTMMGQDPAQSSSIILTTVTDIVGFASFLGIATLLAGTL
- a CDS encoding type II toxin-antitoxin system VapC family toxin, producing the protein MGVLIDASVLIAFERSRSEIEQGLVGREDEEFFLSVVTASELLHGVHRAKSADIRARRSAFVEAVLSRFPLLAVDLPTARAHAQLWAELASTGKMIGPHDLWLAAACIAHGLLLVTANAREFRRVPGLAIESWVMDTRQR
- a CDS encoding alpha/beta fold hydrolase — its product is MGMLVWPAILYAQTEPMQLANVGEKPVAYHVLGHGTATPLLLINGGPGYAHGFLHFGNSVWERIAGARRVVFFDQPGTGQSWAVGPNDSLVVGDILRSIEAIRQALGVPRIAVLGHSWGGYVALAYARRYPDHVDRVLLVGSVSSPKIATTEFLFGALFPERIAAQEGLSADNPGDVQMYIRGQLAMSFYSSEVRDRVLAELGVTVYNARQDVLLWKDVEAHGLTAEDLKRLSMPVLVTTGRFDANVAPRTAWRIHQAIPGSQFLVWERSGHFPMIEEPDAFFAVVDRFLRSGQ
- a CDS encoding IS3 family transposase, with the translated sequence MILAALAEAQRTGARLRPACAVIGISPRTIERWRQHPTRTDQRRGPRHRPGNALTKVEEGRVLAVMTSAEHGQLSPKQLVPRLADEGIYLASESTMYRLQRRWQLRRQRRQRASTHVTRASSVHRATGANQVWTWDITYLPTTVRGRFLYLYLVVDVWSRQIVGATIHAREGATEAAALIRQICEETGVDTRGLVLHADNGKPMRGNTMIATLQWLGIVPSFSRPHVCNDNPYSEALFRTLKQAPSYPRAPFVDRTAASQWVTRFVEWYNTEHRHSAIRFVTPTQRHTGHDVALLAARHTLYQQARQRRPERWTRHTRNWTPINTVLLNPPSTAEPCQ